The genomic stretch CCAGCACGATCGTCACCAGGACCGCGCCGATCAGGGCCAGAGACGCCGCGCTCCGCATCGTCATGCGCCGAGCCTATGCTCCCGGACCCGGGGGGTCAACCGAGGCGAAGTAGCGCTCCCGGTCAGCCGCCCACGGCGTCCCCGAACTTCGCGTCCCGCGTCTGGATCCGGTCCTTCACGCCCGTGGCCCGCGCCGCCGCCCCGTACGTGCCGAGCGCCTGGCGGTGCGGGATGGTCAGCATGTAGTTCTTGAACGCCGCCTCCAGCGCGCGCCGCTGGCCCTGGATGTCCATCGTCTCGTTCACCGACGCCTTGGCGAGCTTCAGCGCGAAGGAATCTTGAAGAGCGATGCGCCCCGCCAGCTCGAGCGTGGCCTCCGCCAGCTCGGCGCGCGGCACCACCCGGTTGACGAGGCCGAGCTCGCGCGCGGTGGCCGCATCGATGTAGTCGCCGGTGAAGAGGTACTCCTTGGCCTTCCGCGGCCCGAGGTCCCACGGCATGCTGAAGTACTGCACGTGCGCGCCGCCCCAGCGCACCATCCGGTCGGCGAAGAGCGCGTCGTCGGCGGCGATGATGAGATCGCAGCACGAGGCCAGCATCATCCCGCCCATGATGCAGTAGCCCTGCACCTGGGCGATGGTCGGCTTGGGCACCTCGCGCCAGCGCAGGCAGGTCTCGAGGTACAGCTCCGACAGCCGCGTGAGGTTCTCGGGCAGGCCCGGGCCGACCGGGTGGGCCTTCTGGTCCTCGAGCTCCTCCGCGCTGCCGAGGTCGTGGCCCGCCGAGAAGTGCGCCCCGGCGCCGGCCACGATGATGACGCGCGTCGCGTCGTCCTGCGACGCCGCGCGGAAGGCCTCGTCGAGCTCGAGGATCATCACGCGGCTCTGGGCGTTGAGCACCTCGGGCCGGTTCGCGGTGATGCGCACCACGGATCCCAGCTGTTCGTAGCGGATGGTGCGGAAGTCCATGGGCGTCACAATAGCCCACGCGGGCGCAGCAGGACCAGCCCCATCGCCGTGCGCACATTGACCGGCGGCGCGGGCTTGGGTACGGTGAAGCACCTTTGAGCTGAACAACCACGGAGGTCTCCAGATGGCGGGCCGGCTACGGGACAAGGTGGCGCTGATCACGGGTGCGGCATCGGGCATCGGCGCGGCGACGGCGGTGCTGTTCGCGCAGGAAGGCGCGCAGGTGGCGCTCAATGACCTGCCCGCGACAGATCTAGAAGCCGTGGCGGCCCAGGTCAAGAGCGCCGGCGGCGAGGCGCTGGTGCTGGTGGGCGACGTGACGAGCCGGCCCGACTCGCAACGGCTCGTCGACGAGACGGTGAGGCGATTCGGCCGGGCCGACGTGCTCGTGAACAGCGCC from Candidatus Methylomirabilota bacterium encodes the following:
- a CDS encoding enoyl-CoA hydratase, with the protein product MDFRTIRYEQLGSVVRITANRPEVLNAQSRVMILELDEAFRAASQDDATRVIIVAGAGAHFSAGHDLGSAEELEDQKAHPVGPGLPENLTRLSELYLETCLRWREVPKPTIAQVQGYCIMGGMMLASCCDLIIAADDALFADRMVRWGGAHVQYFSMPWDLGPRKAKEYLFTGDYIDAATARELGLVNRVVPRAELAEATLELAGRIALQDSFALKLAKASVNETMDIQGQRRALEAAFKNYMLTIPHRQALGTYGAAARATGVKDRIQTRDAKFGDAVGG